A region of Mauremys mutica isolate MM-2020 ecotype Southern chromosome 2, ASM2049712v1, whole genome shotgun sequence DNA encodes the following proteins:
- the KBTBD2 gene encoding kelch repeat and BTB domain-containing protein 2, translated as MSTQDERQINTEYAVSLLEQLKLFYEQQLLTDIVLIVEGTEFPCHKMVLATCSSYFRAMFMSGLSESKQTHVHLRNVDAATLQIIITYAYTGNLAISDSTVEQLYETACFLQVEDVLQRCREYLIKKINAENCVRLLSFADLFSCEELKQSAKRMVEHKFTAVYHQDAFMQLSHDLLVDILSSDNLNVEKEETVREAAMLWLEYNTESRSQYLSSVLSQIRIDALSEVTQRAWFQGLPPNDKSVVVQGLYKSMPKFFKPRLGMTKEEMMIFIEAAAENPGSLYSSVCYSPQAEKVYKLCNPPADLHKVGTLVTPDNDIYIAGGQVPLKNTKTNHSKTSKLQAAFRTVNCFYWFDAQQNTWFPKTPMLFVRIKPSLVCCEGYIYAIGGDSVGGELNRRTVERYDTERDEWTMVSPLPCAWQWSTAVAVHNCIYVMAHNLMYCYFPRSDAWIEMAMRQTSRCFASAAAFGDKIFYIGGLHIGSNSGIRLPTSTVDGSSVTVEVYDVNKNEWRMAANIPAKRYSDPCVRAVVISNSLCVFIRETHMNERAKYATYQYDLELDRWSLRQHISERVLWDLGKDFRCTVGKLYPSCLEESPWKPPTYLFSPDGADEFELDGEMVTLPPV; from the exons ATGTCTACTCAGGATGAAAGGCAGATCAATACCGAATATGCTGTATCCTTGCTGGAGCAGTTAAAATTGTTCTATGAACAGCAATTGCTAACTGACATAGTGTTGATTGTTGAGGGCACTGAATTCCCCTGCCATAAGATGGTTCTTGCAACATGCAGCTCTTATTTCAG GGCCATGTTCATGAGTGGGCTAAGTGAAAGTAAACAAACACATGTACATCTGAGGAATGTGGATGCAGCCACTTTACAAATTATAATAACTTATGCATACACGGGTAACTTGGCAATAAGTGACAGCACGGTAGAACAGCTTTATGAGACTGCTTGCTTTTTACAG GTAGAAGATGTGTTACAGCGATGTCgagaatatttaattaaaaaaataaatgcagagAACTGTGTGCGGTTATTAAGTTTTGCTGATCTCTTCAGCTGTGAAGAGTTAAAACAAAGTGCTAAGAGAATGGTAGAGCACAAGTTCACTGCTGTGTACCACCAAGATGCTTTCATGCAATTGTCACATGATCTACTGGTAGATATTTTAAGCAGTGACAACTTAAATGTGGAAAAAGAGGAGACAGTTCGTGAAGCTGCTATGTTATGGCTGGAATACAACACAGAATCACGATCACAGTATTTGTCCTCTGTTCTTAGCCAAATCAGAATTGATGCACTTTCAGAAGTAACACAGCGAGCCTGGTTTCAAGGATTACCACCTAATGATAAATCGGTGGTAGTGCAAGGATTATACAAATCTATGCCCAAATTTTTCAAACCAAGACTTGGTATGACTAAAGAGGAGATGATGATATTCATTGAAGCTGCTGCTGAAAACCCTGGTAGTCTTTACTCTTCTGTCTGTTACAGCCCCCAGGCAGAAAAAGTTTACAAGCTTTGCAATCCTCCTGCCGACTTGCATAAGGTTGGAACACTTGTAACTCCTGATAATGATATCTATATAGCAGGTGGGCAAGTTCCTCTGAAAAACACAAAAACCAATCACAGTAAAACTAGCAAACTTCAGGCTGCCTTCAGAACTGTGAATTGCTTTTACTGGTTTGATGCACAGCAAAACACTTGGTTTCCAAAGACTCCAATGCTGTTTGTTCGTATAAAGCCATCCTTGGTCTGCTGTGAAGGATACATCTATGCAATTGGAGGAGATAGTGTAGGTGGAGAACTCAACAGAAGAACTGTGGAAAGATATGATACTGAGAGAGATGAATGGACCATGGTAAGCCCATTGCCTTGTGCATGGCAGTGGAGTACAGCAGTAGCAGTTCATAACTGCATTTACGTAATGGCCCACAACTTGATGTACTGTTATTTTCCCAGGTCGGATGCTTGGATAGAAATGGCTATGAGACAAACTAGTAGATGCTTTGCTTCTGCTGCcgcttttggtgacaaaatattCTATATTGGAGGATTGCATATTGGCAGCAATTCTGGTATAAGACTCCCAACTAGCACTGTAGATGGGTCTTCCGTAACTGTGGAAGTCTACGATGTGAATAAAAATGAATGGAGGATGGCAGCTAATATCCCTGCCAAGCGGTATTCTGACCCTTGTGTTAGAGCTGTTGTAATTTCCAATTCTTTGTGTGTCTTCATACGAGAAACCCACATGAATGAGAGAGCCAAGTATGCCACCTACCAATATGATCTGGAGCTTGATCGGTGGTCTCTACGACAGCATATATCAGAACGTGTGCTCTGGGACTTAGGAAAAGACTTCCGATGCACTGTAGGAAAGCTGTATCCATCTTGCCTTGAAGAGTCCCCATGGAAACCTCCAACATATCTCTTTTCACCAGATGGGGCTGATGAGTTTGAGCTGGATGGGGAGATGGTTACCCTGCCACCCGTATAG